The following proteins are co-located in the Silene latifolia isolate original U9 population chromosome 1, ASM4854445v1, whole genome shotgun sequence genome:
- the LOC141613458 gene encoding uncharacterized protein LOC141613458 isoform X2: MESDVPLDYAVFQLSPKRSRCELFVSYDGTTEKLASGLVKPFVTNLKVAEEQVALARKSIKLDVERFNDAETWFTKGTLERFVRFVSTPEVLEMVNTFDAEMSQLEAARKIYSQEPADVGFGRVGNGATVASDATKKELLRAIDVRLSAVKQDLVRACSRASAAGFNPETVSGLQSFADHFGAHRLSEACSIFITNTQRRADLFNSDNAASTWKAPSDSILRSSTGSDMSLDDPISEQPKPSTCTTSKITTSKIISSSHHFSREPSPSPVDVDEKESSKDKPLESTTSATTSTTESVSTSSGKPQLTRRLSVQERISLFENKAQVSPSTTTTPTTTTPTSTGGKPELRRLSSEVTLSTDKAVLRRWSGASDMSIDISGERKEPDGNANIPTPSPGSSTRSLFPPKSKDLNDPKSEEGDNSIKLPVSAGLNSKIPSLSGRSSVKDQRSAGLQPSAMPFGRTEEVEIENQSTPYPTQIESQQFGSPSQSSTEDKQNGLSGEGSIREDKTGKGSELSTKNEGTLVGIQGERNNNLLSDQQVLVSQFSDFQRRVVEGELDSATSEVESVPLSGQQKWNSVGEAEKVGQNVFESLEIQTESHSMPMKTSGLLGVKFSVNDSSPNQVTKSGGRKESGTKVSGAQMGLTEKGVIKNQEAFPSMHMDQVQRVREPKGNQGVNDELKMKANELEKLFAAHKLRIPGDQSNSASRVRPTKTDKEVESGFVNGMQERKASPARSSTMKPMGEPAGSSTETEKLYSTPLLKSVDNHDYDVTPHHNIQSLSFSDDSKGKLYQKYMRKRDAKLREDWSSNRPEKEAQMKAMQESLEESRAEMKVKLAGSADKKLAEKFLGDSSTKSAQSKRVQPNKNISSPSTRQSTASTPRTPVKVSNSAAGRRRLPNDNPVAQSVPNFSDLRKENTKSSSLASKPIRPVGRVHARKKSTSEDLLSVNEEKPRRSQLLRKNSASTTELNTSRNSDDVDNTKFMSSKYHSEENEDYEEFSNGMEFKTLQRKGSAGSGMGVSKAPVMGEAARNGQSFLDTGFGTEEMVDMTQNEDYETTLAEESTYIDNNKGRLSNASDKYGNSGYENNNALRFVSQAKSDPAADLPNSMPSLFRSLGSTLDSPGESPGSWNSRLPNPFAYSHEILDIDASDSPPGSPDTLSQSEAEAARIRKKWGAAQKPVVGIDSSHTQSRKDLTRGLKRFLNFGRKNRASESLADWISVTTSEGDDSEDGRDIANRSSEDLRKSRMGFSQSHNSDEGFHESNMFNEQVQALRSSIPTPPPNFKLREENLSESSLKAPKSFFSLSNFRSKANDSKPR, from the exons ATGGAATCAGATGTGCCTCTAGATTATGCTGTTTTCCAACTGTCTCCAAAACGGTCACG ATGTGAGTTGTTTGTTTCTTATGATGGCACTACGGAGAAGCTTGCATCAGGATTGGTGAAGCCATTTGTTACAAACTTGAAAGTGGCAGAAGAGCAAGTTGCATTGGCGAGGAAGTCAATTAAACTTGATGTCGAGAGATTTAATGACGCTGAAACATGGTTTACGAAGGGTACTCTTGAGAG GTTTGTGCGGTTTGTTAGTACTCCGGAAGTGTTGGAAATGGTCAATACTTTTGATGCAGAAATGTCTCAGCTGGAAGCCGCTCGGAAAATCTATTCTCAG gaaCCGGCTGACGTTGGATTTG GTAGAGTTGGTAATGGAGCAACTGTGGCTTCTGatgcaacaaa GAAGGAACTTCTGAGAGCCATTGACGTAAGACTTTCTGCAGTGAAGCAGGACTTAGTAAGAGCGTGCAGTCGTGCATCTGCTGCTGGATTTAATCCAGAAACAGTCTCTGGACTTCAGTCCTTTGCTGATCACTTTGGTGCTCATCGCCTCAG CGAAGCTTGCAGTATATTCATCACCAACACACAGCGGCGAGCGGATCTTTTCAATTCTGACAACGCAGCATCAACATGGAAAGCTCCGTCCGACAGCATCCTTCGCTCCTCAACTGGCTCTGATATGTCCCTTGACGACCCGATCAGTGAACAGCCCAAGCCCTCTACATGTACTACCAGCAAAATTACTACCAGCAAAATTATTTCTTCATCACACCACTTTTCTAGGGAGCCGAGCCCCAGCCCTGTTGACGTGGATGAAAAAGAAAGTAGTAAAGACAAACCCCTAGAGTCCACCACTTCTGCTACAACGTCAACAACTGAGTCAGTCTCCACGTCATCCGGGAAACCTCAACTCACAAGGCGGCTCAGCGTGCAAGAAAGAATCAGTCTTTTTGAGAACAAGGCGCAGGTTTCTCCCTCTACCACTACTACACCAACTACTACTACTCCCACATCAACGGGTGGAAAACCTGAGCTTCGACGTCTTTCCTCGGAAGTTACCTTATCCACCGACAAGGCTGTTTTAAGGAGATGGAGTGGGGCCAGCGATATGAGTATTGATATCAGTGGAGAGAGAAAGGAGCCTGACGGCAATGCGAACATTCCTACACCTTCTCCTGGTTCTTCAACACGTAGTCTTTTTCCTCCAAAATCTAAAGATCTGAATGATCCAAAGTCAGAGGAAGGGGATAATTCTATTAAGCTTCCTGTGTCTGCTGGattaaattcaaaaattccatctTTGTCTGGGAGATCATCAGTAAAGGATCAACGTAGTGCGGGGCTTCAACCTTCAGCCATGCCTTTTGGCAGAACTGAGGAAGTCGAGATTGAAAATCAATCAACCCCTTATCCAACCCAGATTGAATCCCAGCAGTTTGGTTCCCCTAGTCAGAGTTCAACGGAGGACAAGCAAAATGGTCTGTCTGGTGAAGGCAGCATACGGGAAGATAAAACTGGTAAGGGTTCTGAACTATCAACCAAAAATGAGGGAACGTTAGTCGGCATTCAAGGTGAACGCAACAATAATTTGTTGAGTGAtcaacaagttcttgtatcacaATTCAGTGACTTTCAGAGGAGAGTTGTTGAAGGTGAATTAGATTCAGCAACCTCTGAAGTTGAGAGTGTTCCACTGTCAGGTCAACAAAAGTGGAATTCTGTAGGAGAAGCTGAGAAAGTTGGGCAGAATGTTTTTGAATCATTAGAGATTCAAACTGAAAGCCATTCAATGCCTATGAAAACCTCTGGTTTGCTTGGAGTAAAGTTTTCGGTAAACGATTCTAGTCCTAATCAAGTGACGAAGAGTGGGGGCAGAAAAGAGAGTGGTACTAAGGTGAGCGGCGCCCAGATGGGCTTGACTGAAAAAGGTGTAATAAAAAACCAGGAAGCTTTTCCTTCAATGCACATGGATCAAGTTCAGAGAGTGAGAGAACCAAAAGGGAACCAGGGAGTGAATGATGAGCTGAAAATGAAGGCAAATGAACTTGAAAAGCTCTTTGCGGCGCACAAACTTCGTATACCTGGTGATCAGTCTAATTCTGCTTCGAGAGTCAGGCCCACCAAGACAGATAAGGAGGTAGAAAGTGGTTTTGTGAATGGGATGCAAGAAAGGAAGGCTTCTCCTGCACGTAGTAGTACCATGAAGCCCATGGGTGAACCTGCCGGAAGTTCTACTGAGACGGAGAAGTTATATTCAACTCCATTGTTGAAAAGTGTAGATAATCATGATTATGATGTCACACCACATCACAACATCCAGAGTCTTAGTTTTTCAGATGACTCTAAAGGAAAACTGTACCAGAAATATATGCGAAAGAGGGATGCCAAATTAAGGGAAGACTGGAGCTCAAACAGGCCTGAAAAGGAGGCTCAGATGAAAGCCATGCAGGAAAGCCTTGAAGAAAGTAGAGCTGAAATGAAGGTCAAGCTAGCAGGTTCTGCAGATAAAAAGCTCGCTGAAAAGTTTTTGGGAGATTCATCCACCAAAAGTGCACAAAGCAAAAGGGTTCAACCAAACAAAAATATATCGTCCCCGTCAACCCGTCAATCAACAGCTTCCACTCCTCGAACTCCCGTGAAAGTTTCTAATTCTGCTGCTGGGAGACGAAGATTGCCTAATGACAACCCTGTTGCACAGTCGGTTCCTAATTTTTCTGATTTGAGGAAGGAAAACACAAAATCGTCATCTTTGGCAAGCAAGCCAATCCGTCCAGTAGGAAGAGTTCATGCTCGTAAAAAGAGCACAAGTGAAGATTTGCTGTCGGTTAATGAAGAAAAGCCACGGCGGTCTCAATTATTGAGAAAAAACTCTGCTTCTACTACAGAATTGAATACTTCCCGTAATTCTGATGATGTTGATAATACGAAGTTCATGTCTTCCAAATATCACAGTGAGGAAAATGAGGATTATGAAGAATTCTCTAATGGCATGGAGTTCAAGACTCTTCAGAGAAAGGGTAGTGCTGGTTCTGGTATGGGTGTATCAAAAGCTCCAGTGATGGGAGAGGCTGCTAGAAATGGACAAAGTTTTCTTGATACAGGTTTTGGGACAGAAGAGATGGTTGATATGACCCAAAACGAGGACTATGAAACAACATTAGCCGAAGAATCCACTTACATTGACAATAACAAGGGGAGACTGAGCAATGCATCTGACAAATATGGAAATTCTGGATATGAAAACAACAATGCTCTTAGATTTGTTTCTCAAGCAAAATCGGATCCGGCTGCAGATTTGCCTAATTCCATGCCTTCTCTTTTTCGTTCATTGGGGTCCACACTGGACTCGCCTGGGGAAAGTCCTGGATCTTGGAATTCTCGCCTACCAAATCCATTTGCATATTCACATGAAATTCTAGACATTGATGCGTCCGACTCGCCACCTGGTAGCCCTGACACTCtttctcagtctgaggcggaggctGCTAGAATAAGAAAGAAATGGGGAGCGGCTCAGAAACCTGTTGTTGGTATTGATTCTTCACATACCCAATCACGCAAAGATTTAACTAGAGGTTTAAAGCGATTCCTTAATTTTGGTAGGAAAAACCGTGCATCCGAGAGTCTAGCAGACTGGATATCTGTAACTACATCTGAGGGAGATGATAGTGAAGATGGAAGAGATATTGCTAACCGTTCCTCAGAAGATTTGAGGAAGTCTAGGATGGGATTCTCACAGAGCCACAATTCTGACGAAGGATTTCACGAAAGTAACATGTTCAATGAGCAAG TTCAAGCATTACGGAGCTCAATTCCAACACCTCCACCAAATTTCAAATTGAGGGAAGAAAACCTGTCGGAAAGTTCTTTGAAAG CACCCAAGTCATTCTTCTCTCTTTCAAATTTCCGAAGCAAGGCTAATGACTCGAAGCCAAGATAA
- the LOC141613458 gene encoding uncharacterized protein LOC141613458 isoform X1 produces the protein MESDVPLDYAVFQLSPKRSRCELFVSYDGTTEKLASGLVKPFVTNLKVAEEQVALARKSIKLDVERFNDAETWFTKGTLERFVRFVSTPEVLEMVNTFDAEMSQLEAARKIYSQEPADVGFGTLGRVGNGATVASDATKKELLRAIDVRLSAVKQDLVRACSRASAAGFNPETVSGLQSFADHFGAHRLSEACSIFITNTQRRADLFNSDNAASTWKAPSDSILRSSTGSDMSLDDPISEQPKPSTCTTSKITTSKIISSSHHFSREPSPSPVDVDEKESSKDKPLESTTSATTSTTESVSTSSGKPQLTRRLSVQERISLFENKAQVSPSTTTTPTTTTPTSTGGKPELRRLSSEVTLSTDKAVLRRWSGASDMSIDISGERKEPDGNANIPTPSPGSSTRSLFPPKSKDLNDPKSEEGDNSIKLPVSAGLNSKIPSLSGRSSVKDQRSAGLQPSAMPFGRTEEVEIENQSTPYPTQIESQQFGSPSQSSTEDKQNGLSGEGSIREDKTGKGSELSTKNEGTLVGIQGERNNNLLSDQQVLVSQFSDFQRRVVEGELDSATSEVESVPLSGQQKWNSVGEAEKVGQNVFESLEIQTESHSMPMKTSGLLGVKFSVNDSSPNQVTKSGGRKESGTKVSGAQMGLTEKGVIKNQEAFPSMHMDQVQRVREPKGNQGVNDELKMKANELEKLFAAHKLRIPGDQSNSASRVRPTKTDKEVESGFVNGMQERKASPARSSTMKPMGEPAGSSTETEKLYSTPLLKSVDNHDYDVTPHHNIQSLSFSDDSKGKLYQKYMRKRDAKLREDWSSNRPEKEAQMKAMQESLEESRAEMKVKLAGSADKKLAEKFLGDSSTKSAQSKRVQPNKNISSPSTRQSTASTPRTPVKVSNSAAGRRRLPNDNPVAQSVPNFSDLRKENTKSSSLASKPIRPVGRVHARKKSTSEDLLSVNEEKPRRSQLLRKNSASTTELNTSRNSDDVDNTKFMSSKYHSEENEDYEEFSNGMEFKTLQRKGSAGSGMGVSKAPVMGEAARNGQSFLDTGFGTEEMVDMTQNEDYETTLAEESTYIDNNKGRLSNASDKYGNSGYENNNALRFVSQAKSDPAADLPNSMPSLFRSLGSTLDSPGESPGSWNSRLPNPFAYSHEILDIDASDSPPGSPDTLSQSEAEAARIRKKWGAAQKPVVGIDSSHTQSRKDLTRGLKRFLNFGRKNRASESLADWISVTTSEGDDSEDGRDIANRSSEDLRKSRMGFSQSHNSDEGFHESNMFNEQVQALRSSIPTPPPNFKLREENLSESSLKAPKSFFSLSNFRSKANDSKPR, from the exons ATGGAATCAGATGTGCCTCTAGATTATGCTGTTTTCCAACTGTCTCCAAAACGGTCACG ATGTGAGTTGTTTGTTTCTTATGATGGCACTACGGAGAAGCTTGCATCAGGATTGGTGAAGCCATTTGTTACAAACTTGAAAGTGGCAGAAGAGCAAGTTGCATTGGCGAGGAAGTCAATTAAACTTGATGTCGAGAGATTTAATGACGCTGAAACATGGTTTACGAAGGGTACTCTTGAGAG GTTTGTGCGGTTTGTTAGTACTCCGGAAGTGTTGGAAATGGTCAATACTTTTGATGCAGAAATGTCTCAGCTGGAAGCCGCTCGGAAAATCTATTCTCAG gaaCCGGCTGACGTTGGATTTGGTACGTTAG GTAGAGTTGGTAATGGAGCAACTGTGGCTTCTGatgcaacaaa GAAGGAACTTCTGAGAGCCATTGACGTAAGACTTTCTGCAGTGAAGCAGGACTTAGTAAGAGCGTGCAGTCGTGCATCTGCTGCTGGATTTAATCCAGAAACAGTCTCTGGACTTCAGTCCTTTGCTGATCACTTTGGTGCTCATCGCCTCAG CGAAGCTTGCAGTATATTCATCACCAACACACAGCGGCGAGCGGATCTTTTCAATTCTGACAACGCAGCATCAACATGGAAAGCTCCGTCCGACAGCATCCTTCGCTCCTCAACTGGCTCTGATATGTCCCTTGACGACCCGATCAGTGAACAGCCCAAGCCCTCTACATGTACTACCAGCAAAATTACTACCAGCAAAATTATTTCTTCATCACACCACTTTTCTAGGGAGCCGAGCCCCAGCCCTGTTGACGTGGATGAAAAAGAAAGTAGTAAAGACAAACCCCTAGAGTCCACCACTTCTGCTACAACGTCAACAACTGAGTCAGTCTCCACGTCATCCGGGAAACCTCAACTCACAAGGCGGCTCAGCGTGCAAGAAAGAATCAGTCTTTTTGAGAACAAGGCGCAGGTTTCTCCCTCTACCACTACTACACCAACTACTACTACTCCCACATCAACGGGTGGAAAACCTGAGCTTCGACGTCTTTCCTCGGAAGTTACCTTATCCACCGACAAGGCTGTTTTAAGGAGATGGAGTGGGGCCAGCGATATGAGTATTGATATCAGTGGAGAGAGAAAGGAGCCTGACGGCAATGCGAACATTCCTACACCTTCTCCTGGTTCTTCAACACGTAGTCTTTTTCCTCCAAAATCTAAAGATCTGAATGATCCAAAGTCAGAGGAAGGGGATAATTCTATTAAGCTTCCTGTGTCTGCTGGattaaattcaaaaattccatctTTGTCTGGGAGATCATCAGTAAAGGATCAACGTAGTGCGGGGCTTCAACCTTCAGCCATGCCTTTTGGCAGAACTGAGGAAGTCGAGATTGAAAATCAATCAACCCCTTATCCAACCCAGATTGAATCCCAGCAGTTTGGTTCCCCTAGTCAGAGTTCAACGGAGGACAAGCAAAATGGTCTGTCTGGTGAAGGCAGCATACGGGAAGATAAAACTGGTAAGGGTTCTGAACTATCAACCAAAAATGAGGGAACGTTAGTCGGCATTCAAGGTGAACGCAACAATAATTTGTTGAGTGAtcaacaagttcttgtatcacaATTCAGTGACTTTCAGAGGAGAGTTGTTGAAGGTGAATTAGATTCAGCAACCTCTGAAGTTGAGAGTGTTCCACTGTCAGGTCAACAAAAGTGGAATTCTGTAGGAGAAGCTGAGAAAGTTGGGCAGAATGTTTTTGAATCATTAGAGATTCAAACTGAAAGCCATTCAATGCCTATGAAAACCTCTGGTTTGCTTGGAGTAAAGTTTTCGGTAAACGATTCTAGTCCTAATCAAGTGACGAAGAGTGGGGGCAGAAAAGAGAGTGGTACTAAGGTGAGCGGCGCCCAGATGGGCTTGACTGAAAAAGGTGTAATAAAAAACCAGGAAGCTTTTCCTTCAATGCACATGGATCAAGTTCAGAGAGTGAGAGAACCAAAAGGGAACCAGGGAGTGAATGATGAGCTGAAAATGAAGGCAAATGAACTTGAAAAGCTCTTTGCGGCGCACAAACTTCGTATACCTGGTGATCAGTCTAATTCTGCTTCGAGAGTCAGGCCCACCAAGACAGATAAGGAGGTAGAAAGTGGTTTTGTGAATGGGATGCAAGAAAGGAAGGCTTCTCCTGCACGTAGTAGTACCATGAAGCCCATGGGTGAACCTGCCGGAAGTTCTACTGAGACGGAGAAGTTATATTCAACTCCATTGTTGAAAAGTGTAGATAATCATGATTATGATGTCACACCACATCACAACATCCAGAGTCTTAGTTTTTCAGATGACTCTAAAGGAAAACTGTACCAGAAATATATGCGAAAGAGGGATGCCAAATTAAGGGAAGACTGGAGCTCAAACAGGCCTGAAAAGGAGGCTCAGATGAAAGCCATGCAGGAAAGCCTTGAAGAAAGTAGAGCTGAAATGAAGGTCAAGCTAGCAGGTTCTGCAGATAAAAAGCTCGCTGAAAAGTTTTTGGGAGATTCATCCACCAAAAGTGCACAAAGCAAAAGGGTTCAACCAAACAAAAATATATCGTCCCCGTCAACCCGTCAATCAACAGCTTCCACTCCTCGAACTCCCGTGAAAGTTTCTAATTCTGCTGCTGGGAGACGAAGATTGCCTAATGACAACCCTGTTGCACAGTCGGTTCCTAATTTTTCTGATTTGAGGAAGGAAAACACAAAATCGTCATCTTTGGCAAGCAAGCCAATCCGTCCAGTAGGAAGAGTTCATGCTCGTAAAAAGAGCACAAGTGAAGATTTGCTGTCGGTTAATGAAGAAAAGCCACGGCGGTCTCAATTATTGAGAAAAAACTCTGCTTCTACTACAGAATTGAATACTTCCCGTAATTCTGATGATGTTGATAATACGAAGTTCATGTCTTCCAAATATCACAGTGAGGAAAATGAGGATTATGAAGAATTCTCTAATGGCATGGAGTTCAAGACTCTTCAGAGAAAGGGTAGTGCTGGTTCTGGTATGGGTGTATCAAAAGCTCCAGTGATGGGAGAGGCTGCTAGAAATGGACAAAGTTTTCTTGATACAGGTTTTGGGACAGAAGAGATGGTTGATATGACCCAAAACGAGGACTATGAAACAACATTAGCCGAAGAATCCACTTACATTGACAATAACAAGGGGAGACTGAGCAATGCATCTGACAAATATGGAAATTCTGGATATGAAAACAACAATGCTCTTAGATTTGTTTCTCAAGCAAAATCGGATCCGGCTGCAGATTTGCCTAATTCCATGCCTTCTCTTTTTCGTTCATTGGGGTCCACACTGGACTCGCCTGGGGAAAGTCCTGGATCTTGGAATTCTCGCCTACCAAATCCATTTGCATATTCACATGAAATTCTAGACATTGATGCGTCCGACTCGCCACCTGGTAGCCCTGACACTCtttctcagtctgaggcggaggctGCTAGAATAAGAAAGAAATGGGGAGCGGCTCAGAAACCTGTTGTTGGTATTGATTCTTCACATACCCAATCACGCAAAGATTTAACTAGAGGTTTAAAGCGATTCCTTAATTTTGGTAGGAAAAACCGTGCATCCGAGAGTCTAGCAGACTGGATATCTGTAACTACATCTGAGGGAGATGATAGTGAAGATGGAAGAGATATTGCTAACCGTTCCTCAGAAGATTTGAGGAAGTCTAGGATGGGATTCTCACAGAGCCACAATTCTGACGAAGGATTTCACGAAAGTAACATGTTCAATGAGCAAG TTCAAGCATTACGGAGCTCAATTCCAACACCTCCACCAAATTTCAAATTGAGGGAAGAAAACCTGTCGGAAAGTTCTTTGAAAG CACCCAAGTCATTCTTCTCTCTTTCAAATTTCCGAAGCAAGGCTAATGACTCGAAGCCAAGATAA
- the LOC141616451 gene encoding uncharacterized protein LOC141616451, with amino-acid sequence MATLTPGVLLKLLQNIDSNIKVRGEYRSVLLQVISIVPALTGGDLWPDHGFFLKVSDSSHSTYVSLSKEDNELILNNKLQLGQFFYVDRAEPGTPVPTLLGLRPLPGRNPFMGNPKDLMQILDPSEGPVHVDSREHGNWNGPKMSKGSEGKVKSSRHKVVIKEERSVVLSRYMDGTLASHHRVTSSDSISLKSSDNADSVPVNKNNVFSKSRLQEAKGQGPSLPTTPCNSRPVTPSRARPTTPSRVRPTTPSRARPVVPSRSRPQSPPRGRPDSLEAKFDAAKETLQTLKISTRKNSSKQENMNSNNSKHTSQISEQTTSPWSYLPASLLKPGKAMVKRRDLASLVAAEAQKEANEAAILVKCIDLFSDLCSSASPSDPHLSLAKFFALYQLIEQPSTLKDKPYSLNPNSCSTSNPKSPHLTTNTSKVKSPKPPSELSFAIKLEWSRGHGTNEIKDMKELLLKETQFWFLKFLDAALDSGFRMAKKSKDSGLLRRSVEPENHIAATLSQLKQANEWLDRLKRNVCNSMYDDGIADRIDKLNKKVYGCLLGHVDSAASALENRSDHHHYQHHHRK; translated from the exons ATGGCGACCTTAACACCAGGGGTACTACTAAAGCTTCTTCAAAACATAGACTCGAATATAAAGGTTCGAGGAGAATACCGTTCAGTCCTACTCCAGGTGATTAGCATTGTCCCAGCTCTAACCGGGGGTGACCTATGGCCGGACCATGGCTTTTTTCTTAAGGTTTCCGACTCATCTCACTCTACCTACGTCTCCTTATCAAAAGAAGACAACGAACTCATTCTCAACAACAAACTTCAGTTAGGTCAATTCTTCTATGTTGATCGCGCTGAGCCTGGGACCCCGGTTCCTACCTTACTAGGTTTACGGCCTCTCCCTGGTAGGAACCCTTTTATGGGGAATCCTAAGGATCTTATGCAAATCTTGGACCCTTCTGAGGGTCCGGTCCATGTTGACTCACGCGAACATGGGAATTGGAATGGGCCGAAGATGAGCAAGGGATCGGAGGGTAAAGTGAAGAGTTCAAGACATAAGGTTGTGATTAAAGAAGAGAGGTCTGTGGTTTTGTCGCGGTATATGGATGGGACGTTGGCGTCTCATCATAGAGTCACTAGTAGTGATTCTATTAGTTTGAAGAGCAGTGATAATGCTGACAGTGTTCCGGTTAATAAGAATAATGTTTTTTCCAAATCTAGACTACAGGAGGCTAAAGGTCAG GGACCGAGTCTGCCTACAACTCCTTGCAACAGTCGTCCAGTAACGCCTTCTCGTGCAAGGCCAACGACTCCTTCTCGTGTCAGGCCAACGACTCCATCACGTGCTAGGCCTGTGGTTCCTTCACGGTCACGCCCACAGTCTCCTCCTCGAGGCCGCCCTGACTCACTTGAAGCAAAGTTTGATGCTGCTAAAGAGACCTTACAGACTCTGAAGATCAGTACTCGAAAAAATAGTAGCAAACAGGAAAACATGAACTCAAATAATAGTAAACATACAAGTCAAATTTCCGAGCAGACGACTTCCCCTTGGAGTTATCTTCCTGCCAGTCTACTAAAACCCGGAAAg GCAATGGTCAAGAGAAGAGACTTAGCATCCTTAGTTGCAGCTGAAGCTCAGAAAGAAGCAAATGAAGCTGCAATTCTGGTCAAATGCATAGA CTTGTTTTCTGATCTATGTTCCTCTGCCTCACCATCAGACCCTCACCTATCTCTAGCCAAGTTCTTTGCACTCTACCAACTTATCGAACAACCGAGTACCTTAAAGGACAAACCTTACTCATTAAACCCTAATTCATGCTCAACAAGCAACCCCAAGTCACCTCACCTAACCACCAACACTAGCAAGGTCAAGTCCCCTAAGCCACCCTCAGAGCTAAGCTTCGCGATTAAGCTTGAATGGTCAAGAGGGCACGGAACAAACGAGATTAAAGACATGAAAGAGCTCTTACTGAAGGAAACTCAGTTCTGGTTCCTGAAATTCCTGGATGCTGCATTAGATTCCGGTTTCAGAATGGCTAAAAAATCAAAGGACAGTGGATTACTTAGAAGATCAGTTGAGCCTGAGAATCATATTGCAGCTACTTTATCACAACTTAAGCAAGCAAATGAATGGTTAGATCGATTAAAACGGAACGTCTGTAATTCAATGTATGATGATGGTATTGCAGATAGAATTGATAAACTAAACAAGAAAGTTTATGGTTGTTTGTTGGGTCATGTTGATTCAGCTGCATCTGCACTTGAGAACAGATCagatcatcatcattatcaacaTCATCATCGTAAATGA